A single Planktothrix serta PCC 8927 DNA region contains:
- a CDS encoding AbrB/MazE/SpoVT family DNA-binding domain-containing protein, which produces MEIAKVSETGQIIIPPEMRKIYSLEVGTEIILTDTGKGILIQPKPPFYPTTLNEVAGCLKYNGSPKTLEDMDAAISQGIQEQWHDCS; this is translated from the coding sequence ATGGAAATTGCCAAAGTCTCCGAAACAGGACAGATTATCATTCCACCAGAAATGCGGAAAATCTATAGCTTGGAGGTGGGGACAGAAATCATCTTGACTGATACAGGCAAAGGTATTTTAATTCAGCCCAAACCTCCTTTTTATCCTACTACTTTAAATGAAGTAGCGGGGTGTTTAAAGTATAACGGTTCACCCAAAACCTTAGAGGATATGGACGCGGCTATTAGCCAAGGCATTCAGGAGCAATGGCATGATTGCAGTTGA
- a CDS encoding type II toxin-antitoxin system VapC family toxin: MIAVDTNIVVRLLTQDDPVQYQKILELFQNPEIFISHTVILETEWVLRFAYKFKRNQVCSALRKLVGLPNVYLTNPMLVHQALLWHENGLDFADALQSQGGSVKAHWLQPWDETRRRHF; this comes from the coding sequence ATGATTGCAGTTGATACCAATATTGTAGTTCGGCTTCTGACTCAAGATGATCCAGTCCAATATCAAAAAATTCTAGAACTTTTTCAAAACCCGGAAATCTTCATTTCCCACACCGTTATCCTAGAAACCGAATGGGTGCTGAGATTTGCTTATAAGTTTAAACGGAATCAAGTTTGTTCGGCTTTACGGAAACTTGTGGGATTACCAAATGTTTACTTAACTAACCCGATGTTAGTTCATCAAGCCCTACTCTGGCATGAAAATGGTTTGGATTTTGCCGATGCTTTACAAAGCCAGGGTGGGAGCGTGAAAGCCCACTGGCTTCAGCCGTGGGATGAAACGCGACGCAGGCACTTTTAA